A single genomic interval of Pelagerythrobacter marensis harbors:
- a CDS encoding formate/nitrite transporter family protein — MSYLAPSEFVTKMVDAGESKIFMSTKDTLIRAFMAGATLALAAAFAITITVQTGDALLGAVLFPVGFVMLYLLGFDLLTGVFVLCPLAVWDKRPGCTWGGVLRNWGLVFTGNFAGALTTAVMMAIYFTYGFQTEPNEVAQRIASIGEGRTLGYAEFGVAGWLTIFVRGMLCNWMVSTGVVGAMISTNVSGKVIAMWMPIMLFFYMVFEHSIVNMFLFPSALMMGGAFSVWDYFWWNEIPTVLGNLVGGLTFTGLTLYATHVRTSPSRKTAEPVLSRAA; from the coding sequence ATGTCCTACCTCGCACCTTCGGAATTCGTCACCAAGATGGTCGACGCCGGCGAATCCAAGATCTTCATGTCGACCAAGGACACGCTGATCCGCGCCTTCATGGCCGGCGCCACGCTGGCGCTGGCGGCAGCTTTCGCCATCACGATCACGGTCCAGACCGGCGATGCGCTGCTCGGCGCGGTGCTGTTCCCGGTCGGCTTCGTGATGCTCTACCTGCTCGGCTTCGATCTGCTGACCGGGGTGTTCGTGCTCTGCCCGCTGGCGGTGTGGGACAAGCGGCCCGGCTGCACCTGGGGCGGCGTGCTGCGCAACTGGGGCCTGGTGTTCACCGGCAATTTCGCCGGCGCGCTGACCACCGCCGTGATGATGGCGATCTATTTCACGTACGGCTTCCAGACGGAACCCAACGAGGTCGCCCAGCGGATCGCCTCGATCGGCGAAGGGCGCACGCTGGGTTACGCCGAGTTCGGCGTTGCCGGGTGGCTGACGATCTTCGTGCGCGGGATGCTGTGCAACTGGATGGTGTCGACCGGCGTGGTCGGGGCGATGATCTCGACCAACGTTTCGGGCAAAGTGATCGCCATGTGGATGCCGATCATGCTGTTCTTCTACATGGTGTTCGAGCATTCGATCGTGAACATGTTCCTCTTCCCCAGCGCGCTGATGATGGGCGGGGCCTTCTCGGTCTGGGACTATTTCTGGTGGAACGAGATCCCCACCGTTCTCGGCAACCTCGTCGGCGGGCTGACTTTCACCGGCCTGACGCTCTACGCCACCCATGTCCGCACCAGCCCGAGCCGCAAAACGGCCGAGCCGGTGCTGTCGCGCGCGGCGTGA
- a CDS encoding alginate export family protein produces the protein MSDYDAGSQRKTGSWRKLPAALAPVLAAAWPQMAAAAPGDTIEIGGGASLDPILAARLRHEVVDQAGAPDEARALTLRVRAGAAFKVDDFTILAEGEGTAVLVDDYNDTLPGNGVEPFPVVADPENVELNRLQVSWMRDGTGVTVGRQRIILDDARFVGNVGWRQNEQTFDAVRGQAKVGPVSLDATYANSQRTIFGADSPNAHFDGDLVLLNGGVDLAAVEAKAFAYLIDYDTRLAFSSQTYGVRVGGGIAIPAVGKLEAQASYARQSDYGSNPVAYDADYWNAQLGLSVFGFDLKAGYEELGSDGGTAAIQTPLATLHAFNGWADVFLTTPAAGLRDHYVTVGRAIGVPFLPGLKAGLTYHEFDSAFGGLDYGHEWDASLGFTLGPAALLAKYANYQADGFAVDTEKFWLQAEIGF, from the coding sequence GTGAGCGACTACGACGCAGGTTCTCAGCGAAAAACAGGGTCCTGGCGAAAGCTGCCGGCGGCGCTTGCGCCGGTCCTCGCCGCGGCCTGGCCGCAGATGGCCGCGGCTGCACCGGGCGACACGATCGAGATCGGCGGCGGCGCGTCGCTCGATCCGATCCTCGCCGCCCGGCTGCGTCATGAAGTCGTCGACCAGGCCGGTGCGCCGGACGAGGCCCGGGCGCTGACCCTGCGGGTCCGTGCCGGCGCCGCGTTCAAGGTCGACGATTTCACGATCCTGGCGGAGGGCGAGGGGACCGCGGTGCTGGTCGACGATTACAACGACACGCTCCCCGGCAACGGCGTCGAGCCGTTCCCGGTTGTCGCCGACCCGGAGAATGTCGAACTCAACCGGTTGCAGGTGTCGTGGATGCGGGACGGCACCGGCGTTACGGTCGGTAGGCAGCGGATCATTCTCGACGATGCGCGCTTTGTCGGTAACGTCGGCTGGCGGCAGAACGAGCAGACTTTCGATGCCGTGCGCGGACAGGCGAAAGTCGGCCCGGTCTCGCTCGACGCGACTTACGCGAACTCGCAGCGCACCATATTCGGCGCCGACAGCCCGAACGCGCATTTCGACGGCGATCTCGTGCTGCTCAACGGCGGGGTCGATCTTGCCGCGGTCGAGGCGAAGGCGTTTGCTTACCTGATCGATTACGACACGCGGCTGGCGTTCTCGAGCCAGACTTACGGCGTGCGGGTCGGCGGCGGGATCGCGATCCCCGCGGTCGGCAAGCTCGAAGCGCAGGCCAGCTACGCGCGCCAGAGCGACTACGGCAGCAATCCGGTCGCCTACGATGCCGATTACTGGAACGCGCAGCTTGGCCTGAGCGTGTTCGGTTTCGACCTCAAGGCCGGTTACGAGGAACTCGGCAGCGATGGCGGGACGGCCGCGATCCAGACCCCGCTCGCCACGCTCCACGCCTTCAACGGCTGGGCGGATGTGTTCCTGACGACCCCCGCCGCGGGCCTGCGCGACCACTACGTCACCGTCGGCCGCGCGATCGGCGTGCCGTTCCTGCCCGGCCTCAAGGCCGGTCTCACTTATCACGAATTCGACAGCGCCTTCGGCGGGCTCGACTACGGCCACGAATGGGACGCCTCGCTCGGCTTCACGCTCGGACCGGCGGCGCTGCTGGCGAAATACGCGAACTACCAGGCCGACGGGTTCGCCGTCGATACCGAGAAATTCTGGCTCCAGGCCGAAATCGGCTTCTAA
- the cynS gene encoding cyanase, which yields MMSKADVTEMIMEKKRAGGTTWAEIAAMAGLGEVFVTSACLGMNSLPREAASKIATGLGLPQEAAVVLAEFPKKTFEQAVPTDPCIYRFYEIVGVYGETLKELIQEKGGDGIMSAIDFDMSVEKVPNANGDRIEVRMSGKFLPYKSW from the coding sequence ATGATGAGCAAGGCCGACGTCACCGAAATGATTATGGAGAAGAAGCGCGCCGGCGGCACAACCTGGGCCGAGATCGCCGCGATGGCGGGCCTCGGCGAGGTGTTCGTCACTTCCGCCTGCCTCGGCATGAACAGCCTCCCGCGCGAGGCGGCGAGCAAGATCGCGACCGGGCTCGGCCTGCCGCAGGAGGCGGCGGTGGTGCTGGCCGAGTTTCCCAAGAAGACCTTCGAGCAGGCGGTGCCGACCGATCCGTGCATCTACCGGTTCTACGAAATCGTCGGCGTCTACGGCGAGACGCTGAAGGAACTGATCCAGGAGAAAGGCGGCGACGGGATCATGAGCGCGATCGATTTCGACATGAGCGTGGAGAAGGTCCCGAACGCAAACGGCGACCGCATCGAAGTGCGGATGAGCGGCAAGTTCCTTCCCTACAAGAGCTGGTAG
- a CDS encoding ABC transporter substrate-binding protein: protein MTEHLTIGFLPLADACLPILAHEHGFAEEEGLSLGFQRDVSWATVLDRLLYGHTDAAHLIAPLAIAATLGRGRPAQPLAVPFVLGLNGNAITMSTALASRIARSERFEDPRELGAALASEAAARKRAGNRLRFGVVHRYSSHNYMLRYWLARCGIRPDEDVEIMTVSPPFVADAYASGEIDGACVGEPWNTLSVERGVARIVLATAQIWRRGVEKVLAVRRPVLEARRPAFEALIRAMRKAGRHFVDPENWDGNATILARPEYVGGDPALIRRAISDRLVLRQGGEPVHFPDFMFQHSEAANFPWVSQALWLYSQMTRWDRTPFSPGEAAAAASVFRPDVYRSAMHDTGDPLPGASSKVEGSVAQLTTVGTQQGVITLSPNTFFDGDSFDPEKIEEYLVRLP, encoded by the coding sequence ATGACCGAACATCTGACGATCGGATTCCTCCCCTTGGCCGACGCCTGCCTGCCGATTCTGGCGCACGAGCACGGCTTCGCCGAGGAGGAGGGGCTTTCGCTCGGCTTCCAGCGCGACGTCAGCTGGGCGACGGTTCTCGACCGCCTGCTCTACGGCCACACCGATGCCGCGCATCTGATCGCGCCGCTGGCGATCGCCGCCACGCTGGGCCGCGGGCGCCCCGCGCAGCCGCTGGCCGTTCCCTTCGTGCTCGGCCTCAACGGCAACGCGATCACGATGTCGACCGCCCTGGCAAGCCGGATCGCGCGTTCGGAAAGGTTCGAGGACCCGCGCGAACTCGGCGCCGCGCTCGCCAGCGAGGCCGCGGCGCGCAAGCGGGCGGGAAACCGGCTGCGCTTCGGCGTCGTCCATCGCTATTCCAGCCATAACTACATGCTGCGCTACTGGCTCGCCCGATGCGGGATCCGGCCCGACGAGGATGTCGAGATCATGACCGTGTCGCCTCCCTTCGTCGCCGACGCCTATGCCAGCGGAGAGATCGACGGCGCCTGCGTCGGGGAGCCGTGGAACACCCTTTCGGTGGAGCGGGGCGTGGCGAGGATCGTGCTCGCCACCGCGCAGATCTGGCGCCGGGGCGTGGAGAAAGTCCTGGCGGTGCGCCGCCCCGTGCTCGAAGCCCGGCGCCCCGCTTTCGAAGCGCTGATCCGGGCGATGCGCAAGGCCGGCAGGCACTTCGTCGACCCCGAGAACTGGGACGGGAATGCGACAATTCTCGCCCGGCCCGAATATGTCGGCGGCGATCCCGCGCTGATTCGCCGAGCGATCTCCGACCGGCTGGTCCTGCGGCAAGGCGGCGAGCCGGTGCATTTCCCCGATTTCATGTTCCAGCACAGCGAGGCGGCGAATTTTCCCTGGGTCAGCCAGGCGCTGTGGCTCTATTCGCAGATGACCCGCTGGGACCGGACTCCGTTCTCGCCCGGGGAGGCGGCCGCCGCCGCCTCGGTGTTCCGCCCGGACGTATACCGCAGCGCAATGCACGACACCGGCGACCCGCTTCCCGGCGCCAGCTCGAAGGTCGAGGGGAGCGTCGCCCAGCTTACGACCGTGGGTACGCAGCAGGGGGTTATCACATTGTCCCCGAACACTTTCTTCGACGGCGACAGTTTCGACCCGGAGAAGATCGAAGAGTATCTTGTGCGGCTGCCCTAG
- a CDS encoding protein kinase domain-containing protein gives MQVLPVGPRGPNADRLEISIGQYSTAGAKPENQDFHGALEPAGADRLTKGIAVAIADGISTSRLGAAAAETAVKSFLTDYYCTSEAWSVRTAAERVIAATNSWMHARNARIRPREEGENRERAALISTFSAVVLKSRSAHVFHIGDARIARIAGGRIEALTEPHTVQLGGGERYLGRALGANRAVEIDYRAVPLQPGDLLMLSTDGVHEFVGPARTMALIAAADDLDWAARAIVEEALANGSGDNLTVQLVRIDALPGGEVDELLGPELHLPPAPLLTAGQVFEGYRILREIHSGSRSHVYLARDEAEGTRVALKVPSTEHAGDESALVALLLEEWVTRRVSHQNLLPAAPQHRPRGHVYAVAPFLDGQTLEQWLADTPQPELAAVRDVVGQIAAGLLALHRREMLHRDLRPKNVMIDGEGTVRIIDFGSVAVAGLDEIAPAVAKPAVFAGTVQFAAPELLLGEPASAQSDLFSLGAIAYHMLTGALPYGGKLAAARTAAAQRRLRYRPAREHRPDLPEWVDAALARAVAVDPRQRYAELSEFLYDLAHPNPRLAGNGRPPLLARGTADQWRTIALVLAAALALAILTRPDLGLFTSPPPQETAR, from the coding sequence GTGCAGGTCCTTCCCGTTGGCCCGCGTGGCCCAAACGCCGACCGGCTGGAGATCTCCATCGGCCAATATTCCACCGCCGGGGCCAAGCCCGAGAATCAGGATTTCCACGGCGCCCTCGAACCCGCGGGCGCCGACCGGCTGACCAAGGGCATAGCGGTCGCCATCGCCGACGGGATCAGCACCAGCCGGCTGGGCGCCGCGGCGGCGGAAACCGCGGTGAAGAGCTTCCTGACCGATTACTACTGCACGTCCGAAGCCTGGTCGGTGCGGACCGCCGCCGAGCGGGTGATCGCCGCCACCAACTCGTGGATGCACGCGCGGAACGCCCGCATCCGCCCGCGCGAGGAAGGCGAGAACCGCGAACGCGCCGCGCTGATCAGCACGTTCAGCGCGGTGGTGCTCAAGTCGCGCTCGGCCCACGTCTTCCACATCGGCGATGCGCGGATCGCGCGGATCGCCGGCGGCCGGATCGAGGCGCTGACCGAGCCGCACACCGTGCAACTGGGCGGCGGCGAGCGCTATCTCGGCCGCGCGCTCGGGGCCAATCGCGCGGTCGAGATCGATTATCGCGCCGTGCCCTTGCAACCCGGCGATCTGCTGATGCTGTCGACCGACGGGGTGCACGAATTCGTCGGCCCGGCGCGGACGATGGCGCTGATCGCCGCCGCCGACGATCTCGACTGGGCGGCGCGGGCGATTGTCGAGGAGGCTCTGGCAAACGGCAGCGGCGACAACCTGACCGTCCAGCTGGTGCGGATCGACGCCCTGCCGGGCGGCGAAGTGGACGAACTGCTCGGCCCGGAGCTGCACCTGCCGCCCGCGCCGCTGCTGACGGCGGGGCAGGTGTTCGAAGGATACCGCATCCTGCGCGAAATCCATTCGGGCAGCCGCAGCCATGTCTATCTGGCGCGCGACGAGGCGGAGGGCACGCGGGTGGCGCTGAAAGTCCCCTCCACCGAACATGCCGGCGACGAAAGCGCGCTGGTCGCGCTGCTGCTGGAGGAATGGGTCACGCGCCGCGTGTCGCATCAGAACCTGCTGCCGGCGGCGCCGCAGCACCGGCCGCGCGGCCATGTCTACGCGGTGGCGCCGTTCCTCGACGGGCAGACGCTCGAGCAATGGCTGGCCGACACTCCGCAGCCCGAGCTGGCGGCGGTGCGCGACGTGGTCGGCCAGATCGCCGCCGGCCTGCTGGCGCTGCACCGGCGCGAGATGCTCCACCGCGATCTCAGGCCGAAGAACGTGATGATCGATGGGGAGGGCACGGTGCGGATCATCGACTTCGGCTCGGTCGCGGTCGCCGGGCTGGACGAGATCGCGCCCGCCGTCGCCAAGCCGGCGGTGTTCGCGGGGACCGTGCAGTTCGCCGCGCCCGAGTTGCTGCTGGGCGAACCCGCCAGCGCGCAGAGCGACCTCTTCTCGCTGGGCGCGATCGCCTATCATATGCTCACCGGCGCGCTGCCCTATGGCGGCAAGCTGGCCGCCGCCCGAACGGCCGCGGCGCAGCGGCGGCTACGCTATCGCCCGGCGCGCGAGCACCGGCCCGACCTGCCCGAGTGGGTCGACGCGGCGCTCGCCCGCGCGGTGGCGGTCGACCCGCGCCAGCGCTACGCCGAATTGAGCGAGTTCCTCTACGACCTGGCGCATCCCAATCCCCGGCTCGCCGGCAACGGGCGGCCGCCGCTGCTCGCCCGCGGGACCGCCGACCAGTGGCGCACGATCGCGCTGGTGCTGGCGGCGGCGCTGGCGCTGGCGATCCTCACCCGGCCCGACCTGGGCCTCTTCACCTCACCCCCGCCACAGGAGACTGCACGATGA